The genomic segment CGATGGCCACGCGATCCCCCACGCGCACGTGCGTCACCGCCGGGCCCACCGCCTCCACGACACCGGCGCATTCGTGGCCCACGGCGAAGGGATACCGCACGACCTGCGCGCCGATGCGGCCCGTCGTGTAGTAGTGGACGTCGGACCCGCAGACGCCGACGCGGGCGATGCGGATGAGGACATCATTGGGCGCCTCGATCCGGGGATCGGGAACCTCGCGCATTTCCATGGCGCGGATGCCGGTAAGGACCATGGCTCGCATGGGGATGGACTCCTTGGGTTGTGGGGTGCGGGGGACGCAGGGACTTCAGGGGCGGTAGCGACGCGCGTGGGACGCCGCGTGTAAGGCGCGACGAACCACGGCAGGCCGCCGCCGCAGGGGTCTGGCGGCCCAACGTCTCGCGATTTTACGCCTTATTGGTGCGCGATTCAAGGGGCAATCACGCGGAACCATAGCGTAAACTGTTTTATTTCAGTAATTTATGGTTTTCGTTCGCCCGGGCGGCGCGGGCGCTGCGCGACGCGTTCGCGCATTGCAATTCCGGGCGTCATCCGGTACCATGAAGCCCTGTAATCGGGCAGTCGCAAGCGTTCAACGTAGAGGTGCGAAAATGCGGACAGAGGGTAATGAACGGCGCCGCTATCCCCGCAGCCGGCGCGGTATGCCGGTGGTGGAGGATTCGGGCGGTCCGGGCGTGCTGAATCATGTGGACAATATCAGTGCGAACGGGGTTTTGTGCCATACGGTGAAACCGGTGGCGCTGATGACGCGGCTTCGCATCGCGCTGGACCTGCCGGCGCCGGTGGACCACCGCATCGACGCGGAGGGGATTGTGGTGCGCTGTGAACCGGACGATCAGGGCGACGATCACTTCAAGGTGGCGATCCTGTTCACGAAGGTTGATCCCGAGGATCATGAGGCGATCCGGCAGTACGTCGAAGAGGATATCGCGCTGCCGCGAGACGCGTTCTAGCCGCCGTGCGCACCGGCACGCCCCCTGGCTCTTCGCGCGCCCGCCTCGACCGGAGCGCGCTTTTATTCTGCCTGGCGGTGCTGGGGGCGACGGTGCTGTACCCGACGCTTCGGCTGGCGGTGGAATCGGCGCGGCAGTGGGATCTGGACGTTATCCGGGGGGGCTATGCGTGGACGGCGGTCCGGAACACGCTGGTCATCGGGTTTGGATCGGTGGCGGGCGCGGGGATCGTGGGTACGGCGCTGGCGGTGGCGCTGACGCGGTACCGGTTTCCGGGGTCCCGGGTGCTGGGCGGGCTGGCGTATCTCCCGTTTACCCTGCCGCCCCTGGTGGGGGTGCTGAGCTTCTACTACCTCATCGGGAAGGACGGCATCGTCACGCGGTTTGCGGACCAGGTGCTCGGGATGCCGGGGCTCGTGCTTCCGGGCCCGTGGGCGATTCTCCTGATCCACACCTATTCCTTTTACGTGTTTTTCTACGCGATGGCGGGGCCGGCCCTGGCGGGGCTGGACCAATACCAGCTTGAGGCGGCGCGGACGCTGGGGGCCTCGCGCGCCCGGGTTTTCTTCCGGGTGACGCTGCCGCTGTTGCGTCCCGCGCTGGCGGGGGCGTCGCTGCTGACCTTCATGTCCTCCTGCGCGTCGTTCAGCGCGCCGTATTTCTTCGCGGAGCGTTTTCCGGTGCTGAGCGTGGCGGTATACACGGAGCGGAACCAGTACAACGAGGGGGCGGCGCTCACGCTGACGGCCATCCTGGCGGCGATTTCGCTGCTGGGAATCCTGCTGTTCCGTTCGGCGCGGGCGGGGTCGGGATCGGGCTCAAAGGGGGCGCCGCGCCCGCTTTCCACGGCGCGGGGCCGCTTTCTGGCGGGGGCGCTGGCCTGGCTGGCGATCGCAGGGCTGCTGCTGCCGCACCTGACGATTCTGTGGCTGTCCTTCGCGGATTATTCGGCGTGGCACACGGAGCTGATCCCGACGGCCATGACGTTGGAAAACTACAGCCGGTTGTTTTCGAGCGCGAGCGCGCTGGCGCCGATCCGCAACAGCTTGTGGATGAGCGCGATCGCGACGGTGGCCACGCTGGGGGTCGCGCTGCCGGCGGCGTACCTGATCGCGCGGCGGCGTCCCGGCGGGCGCTGGGTGAACTTTATTGTAATGATCCCGTGGGCGCTTCCGGGGACGGTGATCGCGATCAACCTGATTGTTGCGTTCAACGACCCGTGGCTTCCGATCTACGGCACGGTCTGGCTGCTGCCGCTGGCGTACTTCGTGCGGAGCATCCCGCTGCTGACCCGTATGGTCGGGGCGGCGCTGGAGACGTTCGACGCGACGCTGGTGGAGGCGGGGCGCACGCTGGGGGCGCGGAAGCGCTACTGTTTCTGGCGCATCGTGGTCCCGCTGGTGGCGCCGGCGGTGGCGGCGGGCGCGGCGCTGGTCTTTGCGACGAGCCTGGGGGAGTTTGTGGCGTCGATCCTGCTGTACCAGCCGGGGAACGTCCCGATTTCGGTGAAGATCAACATGGAGTGGCGCGCGGCGGTGGGGCCGGCGTTTTCCTACAGCGTGCTGTTGATGCTCATGGTCGCGGTGACCTTCCTCTTCTCGCGCCGCTTTACGTCGCGCGTTTTGTAAATCCGTGGTATACTGGGGGCTCCAAGAAACCTGCCGGCGTCCGCGGGTCCGGGCTGTGCGCGCGGAGCCCGGTCGCGACCGAAACCTGCAAGACCCGTCCCCAGGCGATTCGCCGCCCGGCCGGGCTGGGACCGAATCCATGGCCACACGATCGCACGCCGCACGGGACGCAAAGCCGGTGCGCCTGAGCCTCTTTGGCTCGCATGCGGACACCCTGAAGAAGAAGCTGAACGGCTTTTCGAATCTCCACCTGGTGGAGGAGAAGCCGGACGTGGTGGTGTGTTACGGGGGGGACGGTACGCTGCTGGCCGCGGAGCGGGCGTTTCCCGGGATCCCGAAGGTACCGGTGCTCAACAGCCGGCGGGGCCACCGTTGTATTCCGCACCCGGCGGGGGAGGTCCTGCAGGGGCTGGCGGCGGGAAAACTGGTCCGGAACAATTATACGAAGATCCGGGCGGAGGTGATGCGCGGCGAGGAGCGGCTGCTGCCGGGCGACGTGGTGGCGCTGAACGAATTCAATGTGCACATGGGGCTGATCAACAGCGCGGTGCGCTTCCAGTTGTGGTTGAACGGCGACCCCTACGAGAATGGCCTGGAACTGCTGGGAGACGGGTTTGTCGTGTGCACGCCCTTCGGGAGCACGGCCTATTTCGCCCAGATTACCCGCGGCATCTTCACGACGGGGCTTGGAATCGCCTTCAAGTCGACGAATGCGCATGTTGACCATATCATTGTGCCGGACGACACCGAGTTCCGGGTCCGGATTACGCGCGGTCCGGCGGTGCTGGCCTACGATTCGGCGGATCAGTACGTCCACCTGGTGGAGGGGGACGAGCTTATCGTGCGCCGGCACCAGCAGGCCGCAACGATCCTGACCTGCGGCCCGGTGAAGCGGCTGGACGAGCCGTTCTAGCGAGCCCGGCCGTTTCGGGC from the Candidatus Hydrogenedentota bacterium genome contains:
- a CDS encoding PilZ domain-containing protein codes for the protein MRTEGNERRRYPRSRRGMPVVEDSGGPGVLNHVDNISANGVLCHTVKPVALMTRLRIALDLPAPVDHRIDAEGIVVRCEPDDQGDDHFKVAILFTKVDPEDHEAIRQYVEEDIALPRDAF
- a CDS encoding iron ABC transporter permease, producing the protein MRTGTPPGSSRARLDRSALLFCLAVLGATVLYPTLRLAVESARQWDLDVIRGGYAWTAVRNTLVIGFGSVAGAGIVGTALAVALTRYRFPGSRVLGGLAYLPFTLPPLVGVLSFYYLIGKDGIVTRFADQVLGMPGLVLPGPWAILLIHTYSFYVFFYAMAGPALAGLDQYQLEAARTLGASRARVFFRVTLPLLRPALAGASLLTFMSSCASFSAPYFFAERFPVLSVAVYTERNQYNEGAALTLTAILAAISLLGILLFRSARAGSGSGSKGAPRPLSTARGRFLAGALAWLAIAGLLLPHLTILWLSFADYSAWHTELIPTAMTLENYSRLFSSASALAPIRNSLWMSAIATVATLGVALPAAYLIARRRPGGRWVNFIVMIPWALPGTVIAINLIVAFNDPWLPIYGTVWLLPLAYFVRSIPLLTRMVGAALETFDATLVEAGRTLGARKRYCFWRIVVPLVAPAVAAGAALVFATSLGEFVASILLYQPGNVPISVKINMEWRAAVGPAFSYSVLLMLMVAVTFLFSRRFTSRVL
- a CDS encoding NAD(+)/NADH kinase produces the protein MATRSHAARDAKPVRLSLFGSHADTLKKKLNGFSNLHLVEEKPDVVVCYGGDGTLLAAERAFPGIPKVPVLNSRRGHRCIPHPAGEVLQGLAAGKLVRNNYTKIRAEVMRGEERLLPGDVVALNEFNVHMGLINSAVRFQLWLNGDPYENGLELLGDGFVVCTPFGSTAYFAQITRGIFTTGLGIAFKSTNAHVDHIIVPDDTEFRVRITRGPAVLAYDSADQYVHLVEGDELIVRRHQQAATILTCGPVKRLDEPF